A portion of the Anoplopoma fimbria isolate UVic2021 breed Golden Eagle Sablefish chromosome 15, Afim_UVic_2022, whole genome shotgun sequence genome contains these proteins:
- the noto gene encoding homeobox protein notochord — MQVPNKPMGAYGYSVRNYAPASPYPQYQGSHCASIMKPPSGKSFTIDALLAKPEVPTSCRGSPTPCGEKYQPGLPLMPLSGLPMSAAPYVYSPNMMHSGYSVYCCPPFTYQTSCRGAFYAQATMSKVNAGLHSFKTKGGKSKRMRTSFTSEQLSRLEKEFARQQYMVGSERFLLASALQLTEAQVKVWFQNRRIKWRKQSLEQQQAKLAKLGLAAPLKSPGSQGHGDEGDEDEEFSDLDVDVSDDSAEHC, encoded by the exons ATGCAGGTGCCAAACAAACCAATGGGAGCTTATGGATACTCCGTGCGTAATTACGCACCGGCATCGCCATACCCGCAGTACCAGGGGAGCCACTGCGCCTCCATTATGAAGCCTCCCAGTGGGAAATCTTTCACCATCGATGCTTTGCTCGCCAAGCCGGAGGTACCAACCAGCTGCAGGGGGAGTCCCACTCCATGTGGAGAGAAATACCAACCAGGACTCCCACTTATGCCTCTCTCAGGCTTACCTATGTCTGCAGCACCTTATGTCTACTCTCCAAACATGATGCACTCTGGATACTCAGTCTACTGCTGCCCACCTTTCACCTACCAGACTTCATGTCGTGGAGCATTTTACGCACAAG CTACCATGTCCAAGGTGAACGCAGGGCTGCACTCCTTCAAAACTAAAGGTGGGAAGTCCAAAAGGATGCGCACCAGCTTCACCAGCGAGCAGCTCTCCCGGCTGGAGAAGGAGTTTGCTCGGCAGCAGTACATGGTGGGGTCCGAGCGGTTCCTCCTGGCTTCAGCCCTGCAGCTCACTGAAGCTCAG gtcAAAGTCTGGTTCCAGAACCGACGCATCAAGTGGCGCAAACAGAgtctggagcagcagcaggccaaGCTGGCCAAACTGGGCCTGGCCGCTCCACTAAAGAGTCCTGGATCTCAAGGCCACGGGGATGAAggagatgaggatgaggagttCTCTGACCTGGACGTGGACGTGTCTGATGACTCTGCTGAGCACTGTTGA